A window of Streptomyces marispadix contains these coding sequences:
- a CDS encoding 4'-phosphopantetheinyl transferase family protein: MIGGLLPAQVRTEERFGNGDGSAFGGLFPEEAAVVAKAVVKRQREFADVRACARGALARLGVPPVPLVPGHRGAPRWPEGVVGSMTHCDGYRAAAVARAAEAAGVGIDAEPDGPLPEGVLEVVSLPGEREHLRALADVRPEVCWERLLFSAKESVFKVWYPLTSRELDFSEAEVVIDAAAGTFSARLLVEGPVVGGERLRGLTGRWAAERGLLVTAVFLGHGSQARTPL, encoded by the coding sequence GTGATCGGGGGGCTGTTGCCGGCGCAGGTGCGCACCGAGGAGCGATTCGGGAACGGTGACGGGAGCGCGTTCGGCGGTCTCTTTCCCGAGGAGGCGGCGGTCGTGGCGAAGGCGGTGGTCAAACGGCAGCGGGAGTTCGCGGACGTACGGGCGTGTGCGAGGGGCGCGCTCGCGCGGCTGGGGGTGCCGCCCGTGCCGCTGGTGCCCGGGCACCGCGGTGCTCCACGGTGGCCGGAGGGTGTCGTGGGCAGCATGACGCACTGCGACGGTTACCGGGCGGCAGCGGTGGCCCGTGCGGCCGAGGCGGCCGGTGTCGGCATCGACGCGGAACCCGACGGGCCACTGCCGGAGGGCGTGTTGGAGGTCGTGTCGCTGCCCGGGGAGCGCGAGCATCTGCGTGCGCTGGCGGACGTACGTCCCGAAGTGTGCTGGGAGCGGCTGCTGTTCAGCGCGAAGGAGAGCGTCTTCAAGGTCTGGTATCCGCTGACCTCTCGTGAACTCGACTTCTCCGAGGCCGAGGTCGTCATCGATGCGGCGGCCGGTACGTTCTCCGCGCGGCTTCTGGTCGAGGGGCCCGTGGTGGGCGGGGAGCGGCTGCGGGGCCTGACGGGGCGCTGGGCGGCGGAGCGGGGGCTGCTCGTCACCGCTGTGTTTCTCGGTCATGGCTCGCAGGCTCGTACGCCCCTGTGA
- a CDS encoding cytochrome P450 produces MTTHVTDDIDEIVTEIFQSKEGKRNPYPLYRRLHEQGQVHRSARLGWVATGYEVAAAALRDPRVIKGPEQIQPGRPDPAEHSAEALLRGTMHRLDPPDHTRLRRLVNGAFTPRSVAALEPAIQELIDDLIKPAVRKAEAGEPVDMMSGFAFPLSVAVIGRMLGVPAADWHRFHDVVLDLSSMVELGFVGDELPKADAAADELVAYFRKLGAERMRRPADDLTSTLANATEAGDRLTEQELVTMLILLFMAGFETTTHSMGNGMFALLENPDQTRWLRRNMDAMPGAVEELIRYDSPVQFITGYTKEPVVLADGTQVPADEYLFLMIGAANRDPRVFTDPDRLLLDRGESAAMSFGGGIHYCLGAGLARLEIRKIFTSLLTRFSKIELAEPDPERRTGLALRGYARIPMWLTPAE; encoded by the coding sequence TTGACCACCCACGTCACCGACGACATAGACGAGATCGTCACGGAGATCTTCCAGTCCAAGGAGGGGAAGAGGAACCCCTACCCGCTCTACCGGCGGCTCCACGAACAGGGACAGGTGCACCGCTCGGCCCGACTGGGCTGGGTGGCCACGGGCTACGAGGTGGCCGCCGCCGCCCTGCGCGACCCCCGGGTCATCAAGGGACCCGAGCAGATACAGCCGGGACGCCCCGACCCGGCCGAGCACTCCGCGGAAGCCCTGCTCCGGGGCACCATGCACCGGCTCGACCCGCCCGACCACACCCGGCTGCGCCGCCTCGTCAACGGCGCCTTCACCCCACGGAGCGTCGCCGCGCTGGAGCCCGCGATCCAGGAGCTGATCGACGACCTGATCAAACCGGCCGTAAGGAAGGCCGAGGCCGGCGAACCCGTCGACATGATGAGCGGCTTCGCCTTCCCCCTCTCCGTGGCCGTCATCGGCCGCATGCTCGGGGTCCCGGCCGCCGACTGGCACCGCTTCCACGACGTCGTGCTCGACCTCTCGTCCATGGTCGAACTCGGCTTCGTCGGGGACGAGTTGCCCAAGGCCGACGCCGCCGCGGACGAACTCGTCGCGTACTTCCGCAAGCTCGGTGCCGAACGGATGCGGCGTCCCGCCGACGATCTGACGTCCACGCTCGCCAACGCCACCGAAGCAGGCGACCGGCTCACCGAGCAGGAACTGGTCACCATGCTGATCCTGCTCTTCATGGCCGGTTTCGAGACCACGACCCACTCCATGGGCAACGGCATGTTCGCCCTGCTGGAGAACCCGGACCAGACGCGGTGGCTGCGCCGGAACATGGACGCCATGCCGGGGGCCGTGGAGGAGCTGATCCGCTACGACTCCCCGGTGCAGTTCATCACCGGCTACACCAAGGAACCCGTCGTCCTCGCCGACGGCACCCAAGTCCCCGCCGACGAGTACCTGTTCCTGATGATCGGCGCCGCCAACCGCGACCCGCGCGTCTTCACCGACCCCGACCGCCTGCTCCTCGACCGCGGCGAGTCCGCCGCCATGAGCTTCGGCGGCGGCATCCACTACTGCCTCGGAGCGGGACTCGCCCGGCTGGAGATCCGCAAGATATTCACGTCGCTGCTCACGCGCTTCTCGAAGATAGAACTGGCCGAGCCCGACCCGGAACGCCGCACCGGCCTCGCCCTGCGCGGCTACGCCCGCATCCCCATGTGGCTCACCCCCGCCGAGTAG